One Peterkaempfera bronchialis DNA window includes the following coding sequences:
- a CDS encoding TraR/DksA family transcriptional regulator: MSNDQVTRAAESRLPRRTLDRLRESLEEQRRFRLQQLQESAMVPVGIARSGQAMPGESASGPLESGQPESGQLEVHHQLLASARMVLEDVEAALARMDTGRYGACELCGKPIAQARLEIVPQARYCVRCHLVREAGR; this comes from the coding sequence GTGAGCAACGACCAGGTCACCCGCGCTGCCGAGTCCCGTCTGCCCCGCCGCACCCTGGACCGGCTGCGGGAGTCGCTGGAGGAGCAGCGCCGGTTCCGGCTGCAGCAGCTCCAGGAGTCCGCCATGGTCCCGGTCGGCATCGCCCGGTCCGGGCAGGCGATGCCGGGCGAGTCGGCGTCCGGCCCGTTGGAGTCGGGCCAGCCGGAGTCCGGTCAGCTGGAGGTCCACCACCAGCTGCTCGCCTCGGCCCGCATGGTGCTGGAGGACGTGGAAGCCGCGCTGGCCCGCATGGACACCGGCCGGTACGGCGCCTGCGAGCTGTGCGGCAAGCCCATCGCGCAGGCCCGGCTGGAGATCGTGCCGCAGGCGCGCTACTGCGTGCGGTGCCACCTGGTGCGGGAGGCCGGGCGATGA
- a CDS encoding TraR/DksA family transcriptional regulator, whose product MSTETARTYQQNRITTHDAKQWLERERNTRLVQLTAIEESEPDGSDQLMAAQTTAIRNVLEEITAAQHRLDEGVYGVCQTCSQPIPVERLEILPYARCCVGCLPR is encoded by the coding sequence ATGTCGACGGAGACCGCACGCACGTACCAGCAGAACCGCATCACCACGCACGATGCGAAGCAGTGGCTGGAGCGCGAGCGCAACACGCGGCTGGTGCAGCTCACCGCGATCGAGGAGTCCGAGCCGGACGGCTCGGACCAGCTGATGGCTGCCCAGACCACGGCGATCCGCAATGTGCTGGAGGAGATCACCGCCGCCCAGCACCGGCTGGACGAGGGCGTCTACGGCGTCTGCCAGACCTGCTCGCAGCCGATCCCGGTGGAGCGGCTGGAGATCCTGCCCTACGCCCGCTGCTGCGTCGGCTGCCTTCCGCGGTAG
- a CDS encoding HAMP domain-containing sensor histidine kinase, whose product MSLFWRIFLLNAVVLAAATALLLWAPVTVSVPIVLTEAVVLTGGMVAMLLANAVLLRIGLAPLDRLTRLMTRIDLLRPGQRLPVTGRGEIADVVRTFNEMLDRLEAERGDSNARALSAQESERRRIARELHDEVGQSLTAVLLELKRLGDRVPEELGADLRDAQETTRASLDEVRRLARRLRPGVLDDLGLVAALTALTTEFRTHTGLDVRRRFDPDLPPLPNEAELVLYRVVQESLTNVARHADATGAEVALRRTPAGVALRIRDDGRGLGRSKEGSGIRGMRERALFVSADFTISTMDGGGTEVSLHVPALDRSS is encoded by the coding sequence GTGTCCCTGTTCTGGCGGATCTTCCTGCTCAACGCCGTGGTGCTGGCCGCGGCCACCGCGCTGCTGCTCTGGGCGCCGGTCACGGTGTCGGTGCCCATTGTGCTCACCGAGGCGGTGGTGCTCACCGGCGGCATGGTCGCCATGCTGCTCGCCAATGCCGTGCTGCTGCGCATCGGACTGGCCCCGCTGGACCGGCTGACCCGCCTGATGACCAGGATCGACCTGCTGCGGCCCGGCCAGCGGCTGCCGGTGACCGGCCGTGGCGAGATCGCCGACGTGGTGCGGACCTTCAACGAGATGCTGGACCGGCTGGAGGCCGAGCGCGGCGACAGCAACGCCCGCGCGCTCTCCGCCCAGGAGTCCGAGCGCCGCCGGATCGCCCGGGAGCTGCACGACGAGGTCGGCCAGAGCCTCACGGCGGTGCTGCTGGAGCTGAAGCGGCTCGGCGACCGGGTCCCCGAGGAGCTGGGCGCGGACCTGCGGGACGCCCAGGAGACCACCCGCGCCAGCCTGGACGAGGTACGCCGGCTCGCCCGCCGGCTGCGCCCCGGCGTCCTGGACGACCTCGGCCTGGTCGCCGCCCTCACCGCGCTCACCACCGAGTTCCGCACCCACACCGGGCTCGACGTCCGCCGCCGCTTCGACCCCGACCTGCCGCCGCTGCCCAATGAGGCCGAGCTGGTGCTGTACCGCGTCGTCCAGGAGAGCCTGACCAATGTCGCCCGCCACGCGGACGCCACCGGCGCCGAGGTCGCGCTGCGCCGCACCCCCGCCGGGGTGGCGCTGCGCATCCGCGACGACGGCCGGGGTCTCGGCCGCTCCAAGGAGGGCTCCGGCATCCGCGGCATGCGGGAACGGGCCCTCTTCGTCAGCGCGGACTTCACCATAAGCACCATGGATGGGGGCGGCACCGAGGTCTCCCTGCATGTGCCCGCCCTCGACAGGAGCAGCTGA
- a CDS encoding rod shape-determining protein: protein MILPGLRQVLDETPSPVLGLCPGIAIDLGSSRTRAWMPGRGVVADVPSVALSPDGPCYPVRRGRVVDVEQCSRMLGLLLGRHVSRRRRRPLVVLSGPVLTEPADHAAALAALEVLEPRSVLTLDSVKAAAVGCPDEPPGGRSLLVVDVGAHLTEVAVLTDGTVVGARRAEVGTADLGRDRPAALIADAVAGMVTQLLRDADAAGTVDALDRGPLLVGGGALRPDIAYRLAMELRTSVRPAPAPHWAALRGAAVALQAARRHPSVNEGEPVVSAVRAQ from the coding sequence ATGATCCTCCCCGGCCTGCGGCAGGTGCTCGACGAGACGCCCTCGCCGGTGCTGGGGCTCTGCCCGGGGATCGCCATCGACCTGGGCAGCTCCCGCACCCGGGCCTGGATGCCGGGCCGGGGCGTCGTCGCGGACGTCCCCAGCGTGGCGCTCTCCCCGGACGGCCCGTGCTATCCGGTGCGGCGTGGGCGGGTGGTCGACGTCGAGCAGTGCTCCCGGATGCTCGGCCTGCTGCTGGGCCGCCACGTCAGCCGGCGGCGACGCCGGCCGCTGGTGGTGCTCTCCGGGCCGGTGCTCACCGAGCCCGCCGACCACGCCGCCGCGCTGGCCGCGCTGGAGGTGCTGGAGCCCCGGTCGGTACTGACCCTCGACAGCGTGAAGGCCGCTGCCGTGGGCTGCCCCGACGAGCCGCCCGGCGGCCGGTCGCTGCTGGTGGTCGACGTCGGCGCGCACCTCACCGAGGTGGCGGTGCTCACCGACGGGACGGTGGTGGGCGCCCGGCGGGCCGAGGTCGGCACCGCCGACCTCGGCCGCGACCGGCCCGCCGCGCTGATCGCCGACGCCGTGGCCGGCATGGTGACCCAGCTGCTGCGGGACGCCGACGCGGCGGGCACGGTCGACGCACTGGACCGGGGCCCGCTGCTGGTCGGCGGTGGCGCGCTGCGGCCGGACATCGCCTACCGCCTGGCCATGGAGCTGCGCACCAGCGTCCGCCCGGCGCCCGCACCGCACTGGGCGGCGCTGCGCGGAGCGGCCGTCG